One window from the genome of Micromonospora aurantiaca ATCC 27029 encodes:
- a CDS encoding DUF6244 family protein, whose translation MSLTDSIGTDLQAMAAGVDRTQQEAGAVDHAIEQITARAVASGFAGIAAGLARAREVLGQARSRLAQAGGVLGEASRSLSAVPQQPSPQETIATLTPVVAALTAVDGHVTAAGSAVDDTRRLVTAALQGGQPGPTLSRLQQVLQVLATVRTRGTEARQHVDTALAQARQVGELGN comes from the coding sequence ATGTCACTGACCGACAGCATTGGCACCGACTTGCAGGCAATGGCGGCGGGTGTGGACCGGACCCAGCAGGAGGCTGGCGCTGTCGACCATGCGATCGAGCAGATCACCGCTCGGGCGGTGGCCTCCGGCTTTGCCGGCATCGCTGCCGGGTTGGCTCGCGCGCGAGAAGTGCTCGGACAGGCCCGGTCTCGGCTGGCGCAGGCCGGTGGGGTCCTGGGTGAGGCGTCGCGGTCGCTCAGTGCCGTGCCGCAGCAGCCGTCACCGCAGGAGACGATCGCCACGCTTACGCCGGTCGTAGCCGCGCTGACCGCCGTCGACGGCCATGTCACTGCGGCCGGATCCGCGGTCGATGACACGCGACGGCTGGTCACGGCGGCGTTGCAGGGAGGACAGCCCGGTCCCACGCTATCGCGGCTGCAGCAGGTGCTGCAGGTCCTGGCGACCGTCCGGACGCGCGGGACCGAAGCCCGACAGCACGTCGATACGGCGCTGGCGCAGGCTCGGCAGGTCGGTGAACTGGGAAATTGA
- a CDS encoding DNA cytosine methyltransferase, with translation MFSGCGGMDLGAEQTKRVGVVWANDIEPWAVETYRRNLGRHIVAEDIAELDVPDVPCDILLAGPPCQDYSTLWNHDGLKTARGNLFRHVARFLDGLRPAAFVLENVPGLLSANHGAAWTLVRHALRSPSSFVSGPRNGPGVRYDLSAQVIDMADLGVPQHRERLIVVGVRRDLKVRPPIIPEPYAGRHVTVADALDTSPIPDDAPNHERGLDGPEVVKRLELIPPGANYGVIPEGHPSAVKGLISHVYRRLDPDKPAYTMIAGGGGGTHGYHHVEPRRLSNREKARLQGFPDDFVFEYGTVRNRASAYARVRRQIGNAVPPPAAKEIVDALTQVLLSAGVPTRRAAELNALRRLAGRTTQPERQAERKAAG, from the coding sequence ATGTTCTCCGGCTGCGGCGGTATGGACCTCGGCGCGGAGCAGACCAAGCGTGTGGGCGTCGTCTGGGCAAACGACATCGAGCCGTGGGCCGTCGAGACGTATCGGCGCAACCTCGGGCGGCACATCGTTGCCGAAGATATCGCCGAGCTCGACGTGCCAGACGTGCCCTGCGACATCCTGCTCGCCGGGCCGCCGTGCCAGGACTACTCCACCCTTTGGAACCACGACGGCCTGAAGACCGCGCGAGGCAACCTGTTCCGCCATGTCGCGCGGTTCCTGGACGGGCTGCGTCCGGCAGCCTTCGTGCTCGAGAACGTGCCGGGCCTCCTCTCCGCCAACCACGGGGCTGCGTGGACCCTCGTCCGGCACGCTCTGCGGTCGCCGTCGAGCTTCGTGAGCGGCCCGAGGAACGGGCCGGGTGTGCGGTACGACCTGTCGGCCCAGGTCATCGATATGGCAGACCTGGGCGTCCCGCAGCACCGCGAGCGCCTGATCGTCGTCGGGGTGCGCCGAGATCTGAAGGTTCGGCCGCCGATCATCCCGGAGCCCTACGCCGGGCGGCACGTAACAGTCGCCGACGCACTCGACACAAGTCCCATCCCGGACGACGCGCCGAACCACGAGCGCGGGCTCGACGGACCCGAGGTAGTCAAGCGCCTCGAGCTCATCCCGCCCGGGGCGAACTACGGCGTCATCCCCGAGGGGCACCCGTCGGCGGTCAAGGGGCTGATCAGCCACGTCTACCGGCGGCTGGACCCGGACAAGCCGGCCTACACCATGATCGCGGGCGGCGGCGGCGGCACGCACGGCTACCACCACGTCGAGCCGCGGCGGCTGAGCAACCGCGAGAAGGCGCGGCTGCAGGGCTTTCCCGACGACTTCGTCTTCGAGTACGGGACGGTGCGCAACCGGGCATCGGCGTACGCTCGCGTCCGCCGGCAGATCGGCAACGCTGTCCCGCCTCCGGCAGCGAAGGAGATCGTCGACGCGCTGACTCAGGTGCTGCTGTCAGCAGGCGTGCCGACCCGCAGGGCAGCCGAGCTGAACGCTCTACGCCGGCTGGCAGGACGCACCACCCAACCTGAGCGCCAAGCCGAGAGGAAGGCAGCCGGCTAG
- a CDS encoding tetratricopeptide repeat protein: MPLWPVVVGRPPALASAFQPREDLREKILNTRSCGYDVLLPHQARDHDGNARVLAGGGGVGKSQLAAWFAWDAINGRATDLVVWVNAASPDQVVTTYARAAAKAGVPGADGADPTADATALLEWLNSTERTWLFVLDNITDPALLGCWWPPPRPTGWTLATTRLQDATLFSSGRRKTDVGVYSPSESLMYLTDRLAGVGCAHLLDDQAPNLAAAVGHLPLALSHAAAYMIAQEEGCANYLARYKSGGEGLPDLMPASADPDAYGRPVAVTLLLALDAADGSAPVGLARPALALAAMADPAGHPDALWSTLAVTEYLSTHGRGDTGEPVTTDEAWKAMRLLHRYGLLIHTPTDTTRAVRIHALTARATRETTTDSVSVAHATADALLQLWPDADHATTDLINALRANTNTLADIAGDLLWQPHGHPLLSRAGISLLRAGLHTPAVAYWKHMTEQAVRLLGHEHPNTLTARANLAASYGQAGRITEAITIEEKVATDSARLLGREHPDTLAAHANLATSYRRAGRTTEAIILIKRVVADYVQLLGDEHPHTLSARANLAASYGQAGRITEAITIEEKVATDSARLLGDEHPDTLGARANLAVSYRQAGRTAEAIELLTKVVDDFVGLLGDEHPDTLAARANLASSYRQAGRTAEAITIEEKVTAGRTRLLGEEHPDTLAARTNLAVSYRRAGRTAEAIDLLTKVVDDFVRLLGEEHPSTLIARTNLAVSYRRAGHTAEAIDLLTKVVDDFVRLLGEEHPSTLTARANLAASYRQAGRTAEAIDLLTRVTADSTRLLGDDHPNTVATAGALREWRGEA; encoded by the coding sequence GTGCCGCTGTGGCCGGTGGTGGTGGGGCGGCCTCCGGCATTGGCATCGGCGTTTCAGCCAAGAGAGGACTTACGGGAGAAGATCCTCAACACCCGCAGCTGCGGTTATGACGTGCTCTTGCCTCATCAGGCTCGAGACCATGACGGCAACGCGCGGGTATTGGCTGGTGGCGGAGGGGTAGGTAAGTCGCAGCTGGCGGCGTGGTTTGCCTGGGACGCCATCAACGGGCGCGCGACAGACCTGGTGGTATGGGTCAATGCCGCCAGCCCTGACCAGGTCGTCACTACCTACGCCCGCGCCGCAGCGAAGGCCGGTGTTCCCGGAGCCGACGGTGCTGACCCGACCGCTGACGCGACGGCGCTACTGGAGTGGCTAAACAGCACCGAGCGGACCTGGCTGTTCGTCCTAGACAACATCACTGACCCGGCCCTACTCGGCTGCTGGTGGCCACCGCCGCGACCCACCGGCTGGACCCTGGCCACGACCCGCCTGCAGGATGCCACCCTGTTCAGTTCCGGCCGGAGGAAGACCGACGTCGGCGTGTACAGCCCGAGTGAGTCGCTGATGTACCTGACCGACCGGCTTGCCGGTGTCGGGTGCGCCCACCTGCTCGACGACCAAGCCCCGAACCTTGCCGCCGCGGTGGGGCATCTACCGCTGGCATTGTCCCACGCTGCCGCTTACATGATCGCTCAGGAGGAGGGGTGTGCGAATTACCTGGCCCGCTACAAGAGTGGTGGTGAAGGGCTGCCAGACCTCATGCCCGCCAGCGCAGACCCCGACGCCTACGGGCGGCCCGTGGCCGTCACCCTGCTGCTCGCTCTAGATGCCGCCGATGGTTCCGCACCTGTCGGGCTGGCCCGCCCCGCCCTAGCGCTGGCCGCCATGGCCGACCCGGCAGGGCACCCCGACGCACTATGGTCCACCCTTGCGGTCACCGAATACCTGTCCACCCACGGTCGGGGTGACACCGGCGAGCCCGTCACCACCGACGAGGCGTGGAAAGCGATGCGGCTGCTGCACCGCTACGGGCTGCTCATCCACACCCCCACCGACACCACTCGCGCCGTTCGCATCCATGCTTTGACTGCCCGCGCCACCCGGGAAACCACCACCGACTCCGTGTCGGTCGCCCACGCCACCGCCGACGCGCTGCTGCAACTATGGCCAGACGCCGACCACGCCACCACCGATCTCATCAACGCGCTGCGCGCCAACACCAACACCCTGGCCGACATCGCCGGCGATCTGCTCTGGCAACCCCACGGGCACCCACTGCTGTCCAGAGCTGGCATCAGCCTGCTACGCGCCGGCCTGCACACGCCCGCCGTCGCATATTGGAAGCACATGACCGAACAGGCGGTCCGGCTGCTCGGTCACGAGCATCCGAACACATTGACCGCCCGTGCCAACCTCGCCGCCTCTTATGGGCAGGCGGGGCGCATAACCGAGGCGATCACCATTGAGGAGAAGGTGGCGACCGACAGCGCACGCCTTCTCGGTAGGGAGCACCCGGACACGCTGGCCGCGCATGCCAACCTGGCAACTTCCTATCGACGGGCGGGGCGCACTACCGAGGCGATCATCCTCATCAAGAGGGTAGTCGCCGACTACGTGCAGCTACTCGGCGATGAGCACCCTCACACATTGAGTGCCCGCGCCAACCTCGCCGCCTCTTATGGGCAGGCGGGGCGCATAACCGAGGCGATCACCATTGAGGAGAAGGTGGCCACCGACAGCGCACGCCTACTCGGTGACGAGCACCCGGACACGCTGGGCGCCCGCGCCAACCTCGCTGTCTCCTATCGGCAGGCGGGGCGCACTGCCGAGGCGATTGAGCTCCTCACGAAGGTGGTCGACGACTTCGTGGGCCTTCTCGGCGATGAGCACCCAGATACGTTGGCCGCCCGCGCCAACCTCGCCAGCTCCTACCGGCAGGCGGGGCGCACTGCCGAGGCGATCACCATTGAGGAGAAGGTGACCGCCGGCCGGACGCGCCTTCTCGGCGAGGAGCACCCGGACACGTTGGCCGCCCGGACGAATCTCGCTGTCTCCTATCGGCGGGCGGGGCGCACTGCCGAGGCGATTGACCTCTTGACGAAGGTGGTCGACGACTTCGTGCGACTCCTCGGTGAGGAGCACCCAAGCACACTAATCGCCCGCACGAATCTCGCTGTCTCCTATCGGCGGGCGGGGCACACTGCCGAGGCGATTGACCTCTTGACGAAGGTGGTCGACGACTTCGTGCGACTCCTCGGTGAGGAGCACCCGAGCACATTGACCGCCCGTGCAAACTTGGCGGCCTCCTATCGGCAGGCGGGGCGCACTGCCGAGGCGATCGATCTCCTCACCAGAGTGACTGCCGACAGTACTCGGCTGCTGGGCGATGACCACCCCAACACGGTGGCGACGGCTGGCGCTCTGCGGGAATGGAGAGGCGAGGCCTGA
- a CDS encoding ATP-binding protein, whose protein sequence is MSDELPAVAALRSLSVFSADQAGAYREHFQRLGEALGADVPTRLAQYVAAWAESGQAGAVVLTGNAGTGKTAVAETYSRAVGGDLPEGDDLREVASGRWVVKDLSGLPDDAARRSTLQAVLTGLAAGSGQYLVCANEGVLRDALDILDHEDLATALDQALRSGAAEVGKLVVVNVNRQRPTAPGLWDALLDFLVREDLWSGCAGCPFDLGSCPMRSNAEALRDPQVREQLRTLVRLGAGEAVPTIREVLSVLAWAVVGDRTCKHVKTATRDMERAAFTATDGYFTRVVGGGLTLDAIERSPLMAGMRTAQLGHVSDLEIDGWLRDTTGAPDVVRLLAGDPSLVEDGPDGSLALAGSRSPQDRVRTKQGTMTFHHLGELVSTSEDPTKVDDGLDALVSGDRDSNAPAQVLWRQRLYFEASQALGGADVASRRLLGYRYVADLVRLAQKAARSEDVVIEVSEVVRGLNFLVTGFSSPHEGLVVPDPACLFARDPGSFRPARPSLVYGLVPLERLSVRVPDRGLVERLLDVDHVDVELVVDGRDDLSLRIRPKMYEAIREAADFQGPVGQGVAEMNDLRGFYSRLASAEAAGDAIRVADPDSDPPALVKVNLPYFATSRRA, encoded by the coding sequence GTGTCGGACGAACTGCCCGCTGTCGCCGCCTTGCGGTCGCTGTCGGTGTTTAGCGCCGACCAGGCCGGCGCCTACCGCGAACACTTCCAGCGCCTCGGCGAGGCGCTCGGCGCAGATGTTCCCACCCGCTTGGCTCAGTACGTCGCCGCGTGGGCCGAGTCCGGGCAGGCTGGGGCCGTGGTGTTGACCGGCAACGCCGGCACGGGCAAGACCGCAGTGGCGGAGACGTACTCCCGCGCTGTCGGGGGCGACCTTCCCGAAGGCGACGACCTGCGCGAGGTCGCCTCGGGCCGCTGGGTGGTCAAGGACCTCTCGGGGCTTCCGGACGACGCGGCGCGGCGTTCGACGCTGCAGGCGGTCCTCACGGGCCTGGCAGCAGGGTCCGGCCAGTATCTGGTGTGCGCGAACGAGGGCGTCCTGCGCGACGCGCTCGACATCCTCGACCACGAAGACCTCGCCACAGCCCTCGACCAGGCGCTGCGCAGCGGGGCAGCTGAGGTCGGCAAGCTGGTAGTGGTCAACGTCAACCGCCAGCGCCCGACCGCGCCTGGGCTGTGGGACGCCCTGCTCGACTTCCTCGTGCGCGAAGATCTGTGGTCCGGCTGCGCCGGCTGCCCGTTCGACCTCGGCAGCTGCCCCATGCGCAGCAACGCCGAAGCGCTGCGGGACCCGCAGGTGCGCGAGCAGCTACGGACCCTGGTCCGCCTCGGCGCCGGCGAAGCGGTGCCGACAATCCGGGAAGTCCTCTCGGTGCTCGCCTGGGCCGTCGTCGGCGACCGGACGTGCAAGCACGTCAAGACAGCAACGCGGGACATGGAAAGGGCCGCCTTCACCGCCACCGACGGGTACTTCACCCGCGTCGTGGGCGGAGGCCTGACCCTCGACGCCATCGAGCGCTCGCCGCTGATGGCGGGGATGCGCACTGCCCAGCTGGGGCACGTCAGCGACCTGGAGATCGACGGCTGGCTGCGGGACACCACCGGAGCGCCCGACGTGGTTCGGCTGCTCGCCGGCGATCCTTCGCTGGTCGAGGACGGGCCCGACGGCAGCCTCGCCCTGGCTGGGAGCCGCTCGCCGCAGGACCGGGTGCGCACCAAGCAGGGGACCATGACGTTCCACCACCTGGGTGAGCTCGTCAGCACCAGCGAAGACCCGACGAAGGTAGACGACGGGTTGGACGCGCTCGTCTCCGGCGACCGGGACAGCAACGCGCCCGCCCAGGTGCTGTGGCGCCAGCGCCTCTATTTCGAGGCCAGCCAAGCGCTGGGCGGCGCCGACGTCGCGTCGAGGCGGCTGCTGGGATACCGCTACGTCGCCGACCTCGTGCGCTTGGCGCAGAAGGCCGCCCGCAGCGAGGACGTCGTCATCGAAGTCTCGGAAGTGGTGCGCGGCCTGAACTTCCTCGTCACCGGGTTCTCCAGCCCCCACGAAGGGCTCGTCGTGCCAGACCCCGCCTGCCTGTTCGCCCGCGACCCCGGTTCCTTCCGGCCGGCGAGGCCGTCGCTGGTGTACGGACTCGTCCCGCTGGAGCGGCTGTCTGTGCGGGTGCCCGACCGCGGGCTCGTGGAGCGGCTGCTGGATGTCGACCACGTCGACGTAGAGCTGGTCGTGGACGGCCGCGACGACTTGTCGCTGCGGATCCGCCCGAAGATGTACGAGGCCATCCGCGAGGCCGCCGACTTCCAGGGACCCGTCGGCCAGGGCGTCGCCGAGATGAACGACCTGCGCGGCTTCTACAGCCGGCTTGCCTCGGCGGAGGCCGCCGGCGACGCCATCCGCGTCGCCGATCCCGACTCCGACCCGCCGGCACTGGTGAAGGTCAACCTGCCGTACTTCGCGACCTCTCGGAGGGCGTAG
- a CDS encoding XRE family transcriptional regulator produces MTATRDRGEAPALAAAAFQPHALTLARRWRRIRKKELARQVGVTAAAVSQYELAQSRPSPATLARLALALAVPVRFFAAGIPAPVTAGHPHFRSLRTTTQAERDQALAFGEIAWRVVDAVEQHLQLPVLRLPSIDLPEEASSRDLEAAAVAARHALGLGDEPVPHMVRLLEAAGVVVLTLPDVSERVDAFSHWYGSRPFVFLSPSKNDKARSRMDVAHELAHLLLHHDAEPGSQILEREATAFGSQFLAPSRQLRDELPARLDFEQLQRTKRRWGLSLKALVYRGHAMGIYSDYTYRRAMNMLAEWGYPEPADLGHREQPSLLGKAAALLAEQEHTVTSVAEQAGMSSDMLQVVVSAGSEITLGLDVEA; encoded by the coding sequence GTGACGGCCACCCGCGACCGGGGAGAAGCACCGGCGCTGGCAGCGGCAGCGTTTCAGCCCCACGCGCTGACGCTCGCCCGCCGGTGGCGACGGATCCGCAAGAAGGAGCTGGCCCGCCAGGTAGGGGTGACTGCTGCCGCAGTGAGCCAGTACGAGCTGGCGCAGTCCCGTCCGTCGCCCGCGACGCTGGCCCGCCTCGCGCTCGCTCTTGCCGTCCCGGTCCGGTTCTTTGCCGCCGGCATTCCTGCGCCGGTGACGGCGGGTCACCCGCACTTCCGGAGCTTGCGCACCACGACGCAAGCCGAACGGGACCAGGCCCTCGCATTCGGCGAGATCGCATGGCGTGTCGTTGACGCTGTCGAACAGCACCTACAGCTGCCGGTGCTGCGGCTGCCGTCGATCGACTTGCCAGAGGAAGCGTCCAGCCGCGACCTCGAAGCGGCGGCGGTAGCCGCCCGCCACGCCCTCGGTCTGGGCGACGAACCCGTGCCTCATATGGTTCGACTGCTGGAGGCGGCCGGAGTTGTCGTGCTCACGTTGCCGGACGTCTCCGAGCGGGTTGACGCCTTCTCCCACTGGTACGGGTCGCGGCCGTTCGTGTTCCTCAGCCCGAGCAAGAACGACAAGGCGCGGTCACGGATGGACGTGGCTCACGAACTCGCTCACCTGCTGCTGCACCACGACGCCGAGCCCGGCAGCCAAATACTCGAGCGAGAAGCGACGGCCTTTGGGTCGCAGTTTCTCGCACCGAGCCGCCAGCTCCGCGACGAGTTGCCCGCCCGACTTGACTTCGAGCAGCTCCAGCGAACCAAACGCCGTTGGGGCCTCTCACTCAAGGCGCTCGTCTACCGAGGCCACGCCATGGGCATCTACAGCGACTACACATACCGGCGGGCCATGAACATGCTCGCCGAGTGGGGCTACCCCGAGCCAGCAGACCTGGGACACCGCGAACAGCCCTCACTGCTCGGCAAAGCCGCCGCTCTCCTCGCCGAGCAGGAGCACACCGTGACTTCTGTAGCAGAGCAGGCAGGCATGTCCTCCGACATGCTTCAAGTGGTGGTGTCGGCAGGATCGGAAATCACCCTGGGGCTCGACGTCGAGGCATAG
- a CDS encoding DddA-like double-stranded DNA deaminase toxin, translated as MPEGLTDAARDLPRRQAKDPTSGVALIGGERIPMRSGRDPDAAADLKPAYKLIATTTDHLEAKLAARMRRDHITQAAVVTNNPPCDYTPYGCEKILSRLLPAGARLAVYVRDDDGQVRHWRTYTGNGKAIA; from the coding sequence GTGCCCGAAGGGTTGACCGATGCCGCTCGGGACCTGCCTCGACGGCAAGCGAAAGACCCTACCTCCGGTGTGGCGTTGATCGGTGGTGAGCGGATACCCATGAGGTCTGGCCGTGACCCGGACGCCGCCGCCGACCTCAAGCCTGCCTACAAACTCATCGCCACCACGACCGACCATCTGGAAGCCAAGCTTGCCGCCCGGATGCGCCGCGACCACATCACCCAGGCAGCTGTGGTGACGAACAATCCGCCCTGCGACTACACCCCCTACGGCTGCGAGAAGATCCTCTCCCGGCTCCTGCCGGCCGGCGCGCGGCTGGCCGTCTACGTACGCGACGATGACGGGCAGGTACGCCATTGGCGTACCTACACCGGAAACGGAAAGGCGATCGCATGA